A section of the Ovis canadensis isolate MfBH-ARS-UI-01 breed Bighorn chromosome 1, ARS-UI_OviCan_v2, whole genome shotgun sequence genome encodes:
- the LOC138430051 gene encoding olfactory receptor 6K3-like, with protein sequence MVRSNQTSMVTEFFFSGFPKFEDGNLLFFIPLLIIYIFIIMGNLIVCFAVRMDTHLHNPMYNFISIFSFLEIWYTTATIPEMLSNLVSKKKTISVTGCLLQMYFFHSLGNSEGILLTTMAIDRYVAICNPLHYPTIMTPRLCTQLSIGACIFGFLVLLPEIAWISTLPFCGPNQIHQIFCDFEPVLRLACTDTSMILIEDVIHAIAIIFSVLIIALSYIRIITVILRIPSAEGRQKAFSTCASHLGVFLMFYGSVSLMYLRFSATFPPILDKIIALMFAVLAPCFNPIIYSLRNKDMKIAIKKLLCLQKIFYASES encoded by the coding sequence ATGGTGAGAAGTAACCAAACGTCTATGGTgacagaatttttcttttctggatttcccaAGTTTGAAGATGGTAACCTCCTCTTCTTTATTCCTTTGTTAATCATCTACATATTCATCATTATGGGGAATCTCATTGTGTGTTTTGCAGTCAGGATGGATACTCATCTGCACAATCCCATGTATAATTTCATCAGCATATTCTCATTTTTGGAGATCTGGTACACTACAGCCACCATTCCCGAAATGCTCTCCAATCTTGTCAGTAAGAAGAAGACTATCTCCGTAACTGGCTGCCTCTTGCAGATGTACTTCTTCCACTCACTGGGCAATTCAGAGGGGATTCTGTTGACTACCATGGCCATTGACAGGTATGTTGCCATCTGTAATCCTCTCCACTACCCAACCATCATGACGCCCCGGCTGTGCACTCAGCTCTCTATAGGCGCCTGTATCTTTGGTTTTCTTGTGTTGCTACCAGAGATTGCATGGATTTCCACACTGCCCTTCTGTGGGCCAAACCAAATCCACCAGATCTTCTGTGACTTTGAACCTGTGCTACGCTTGGCATGTACAGACACATCCATGATTTTGATTGAGGATGTGATTCATGCTATTGCTATCATCTTCTCTGTCTTGATAATTGCCCTCTCATATATCAGAATCATCACTGTGATCCTAAGAATTCCCTCTGCTGAAGGCCGTCAGAAGGCCTTTTCTACCTGTGCATCTCATCTTGGTGTCTTTCTGATGTTCTATGGCAGTGTATCCCTCATGTACCTGCGTTTCTCTGCCACTTTCCCACCAATTTTGGACAAAATCATTGCACTGATGTTTGCAGTTCTTGCTCCCTGTTTCAATCCTATCATTTACAGCTTGAGAAACAAGGATATGAAGATTGCAATTAAGAAGCTTCTCTGCCTTCAGAAGATATTTTATGCATCTGAAAGCTAA